The following are from one region of the Methyloversatilis discipulorum genome:
- the fliE gene encoding flagellar hook-basal body complex protein FliE has protein sequence MNTSLNQMITELRSTAQTAANKPVGKVDAASGGADFGEALKNAIEQVNAAQQEAQKMSEGFITGSNTEANLQDVMIASQKASLSFQQMVQVRNKLVNAYQDIMNMSV, from the coding sequence ATGAACACCAGCCTCAACCAGATGATTACCGAGCTGCGCTCGACCGCGCAGACCGCGGCGAACAAGCCGGTCGGCAAGGTCGACGCGGCGTCCGGCGGCGCCGACTTCGGCGAAGCGCTGAAGAACGCCATCGAACAGGTCAATGCCGCGCAGCAGGAAGCGCAGAAGATGTCGGAGGGCTTCATCACCGGCAGCAATACCGAAGCCAATCTGCAGGACGTGATGATCGCGTCGCAGAAGGCCAGCCTGTCCTTCCAGCAGATGGTGCAGGTGCGCAACAAGCTGGTGAATGCCTACCAGGACATCATGAACATGAGCGTCTGA
- a CDS encoding sigma-54-dependent transcriptional regulator: MSEKLNILVVEDEPNLRDALCLAIECAGHRVIGAADGPQALRMLERNTGEHALNLVITDLKMQPMDGLTLLREIRAREPVLPVLLMTAFGDVEKAVAAMRAGACDFLLKPFEPDVLLAHIDRYAAPVVAPTDMVAEDARTRQVLGLASRVAKSEATVLLTGESGTGKEVFARYIHQQSARAGKPFIAINCAAIPDNLLEATLFGYEKGAFTGATTAQAGKFEQADGGTLLLDEISEMPLSLQAKLLRVLQEREVERVGGKKPVPLDIRVLATSNRDMEAEARAGRFREDLYYRLNVFPIAIPSLRERPGDIVPLARHFLAACAKAQGRALKLGESAAAILAGHDWPGNVRELENTMQRAAILAPGDAVEAEHIVLGSQRVAPRPVSEPAPVAAAAAPVSAANDAPPSATPDAPLKVKSVRDMERDLILETLAAVGGSRKKAIEKLGISERTLRYKLARYKADGLLREG; encoded by the coding sequence ATGAGCGAGAAGCTGAACATCCTGGTGGTCGAGGACGAACCCAATCTGCGCGATGCGCTGTGCCTGGCGATCGAGTGCGCCGGTCACCGCGTCATCGGTGCGGCCGACGGCCCGCAGGCGCTGCGCATGCTGGAGCGCAACACCGGCGAGCACGCGCTGAACCTGGTCATCACCGACCTGAAGATGCAGCCGATGGACGGTCTCACGCTGCTGCGCGAAATCCGCGCCCGCGAGCCGGTACTGCCGGTGCTGCTGATGACCGCCTTCGGCGACGTCGAGAAGGCGGTGGCGGCGATGCGCGCCGGCGCCTGCGACTTCCTGCTCAAGCCGTTCGAGCCGGACGTGCTGCTTGCCCACATCGATCGCTACGCCGCGCCGGTGGTGGCACCGACCGACATGGTGGCGGAGGACGCGCGCACCCGCCAGGTGCTCGGTCTGGCGTCGCGCGTGGCGAAGTCCGAGGCGACCGTGCTGCTGACCGGCGAATCCGGCACCGGCAAGGAAGTGTTCGCGCGCTACATCCATCAGCAGTCGGCGCGCGCCGGCAAGCCCTTCATCGCGATCAACTGCGCGGCCATCCCGGACAACCTGCTCGAAGCGACCTTGTTCGGCTACGAAAAGGGCGCCTTCACCGGCGCCACGACTGCACAGGCCGGCAAGTTCGAACAGGCCGACGGCGGCACGCTGCTGCTCGATGAAATTTCTGAAATGCCGCTTTCGCTGCAGGCCAAGCTGCTGCGCGTGCTGCAGGAGCGCGAGGTCGAGCGCGTCGGCGGCAAGAAGCCGGTGCCGCTGGACATCCGCGTACTGGCCACCAGCAACCGCGACATGGAAGCAGAGGCGCGCGCCGGCCGCTTCCGCGAGGATCTGTACTACCGGCTGAACGTGTTCCCGATCGCCATTCCGTCGCTGCGCGAACGGCCGGGTGACATCGTGCCGCTGGCGCGCCACTTTCTGGCCGCCTGCGCCAAGGCGCAGGGCAGGGCGCTGAAGCTGGGCGAATCGGCGGCGGCAATCCTTGCCGGCCACGACTGGCCCGGCAATGTGCGCGAACTGGAAAACACGATGCAGCGCGCCGCCATCCTGGCGCCGGGTGATGCGGTCGAGGCGGAGCACATCGTGCTCGGCAGCCAGCGTGTCGCGCCGCGTCCGGTGAGCGAGCCGGCGCCGGTCGCCGCAGCTGCCGCACCTGTGTCGGCCGCCAACGACGCACCGCCGAGTGCCACGCCGGACGCGCCGCTCAAGGTGAAGTCGGTACGCGACATGGAACGCGACCTCATCCTCGAAACGCTGGCCGCGGTCGGTGGCTCGCGCAAGAAGGCGATCGAGAAACTGGGTATTTCGGAACGCACGCTGCGGTATAAACTTGCACGCTACAAGGCGGATGGTTTGCTGCGCGAGGGGTAA
- a CDS encoding sensor histidine kinase, with protein MSEPSASAAEPARIAPEEAARLAEAFRLFNAASAELTEAYGALEKQVASLTEELAQANGELRRQYEEKARLTDRLSTLLNQLPAGVVVVDGAGAIEQANPAALDMVGARAGARWDACAARLQSADAPAEWDCTGADGQPRRLSMSEARLAGEDARIVLLHDMTRQHALKIAAARNERLAAMGEMAASLAHQLRTPLAAATLYVGTLISRDLAPDDVKSIASRAQGRLRHLERLIRDTLMFARGEVLGREAIDVAMLVDELQHTVEPVARQAGVRLTVEPASGSVSGDRKAVASALVSLLENAVQACADGGEVALAVEATEGSVSFVVRDNGRGIPREIQERLFEPFFTTREEGTGLGLAIARGVARVHGGDIECESAPGAGSRFTLRLPAQTPEDVVLENGQ; from the coding sequence ATGTCAGAGCCGTCCGCCAGCGCAGCCGAACCGGCCCGCATCGCCCCCGAGGAGGCGGCGCGGCTGGCGGAAGCTTTCCGTCTGTTCAATGCCGCTTCGGCCGAACTGACCGAGGCCTATGGCGCGCTGGAAAAGCAGGTGGCCAGCCTGACTGAGGAACTGGCGCAGGCCAACGGCGAACTGCGCCGTCAGTACGAGGAAAAGGCGCGCCTGACCGATCGTCTGAGCACGCTGCTGAACCAGCTGCCGGCCGGCGTGGTCGTGGTGGATGGAGCGGGGGCGATCGAACAGGCCAATCCGGCCGCACTGGACATGGTGGGCGCGCGCGCCGGCGCGCGCTGGGACGCTTGTGCGGCCCGGCTGCAGTCGGCAGACGCGCCGGCCGAATGGGACTGCACCGGCGCCGACGGACAGCCGCGCCGGCTGTCGATGAGCGAGGCGCGACTGGCGGGCGAGGACGCGCGCATCGTGCTGCTGCACGACATGACGCGTCAGCACGCGCTGAAGATCGCCGCCGCGCGCAACGAGCGGCTGGCGGCGATGGGCGAAATGGCCGCCTCGCTGGCGCACCAGTTGCGCACGCCGCTGGCGGCGGCGACCTTGTACGTGGGCACGCTGATTTCGCGCGACCTGGCGCCGGACGACGTCAAGTCGATAGCGTCACGCGCGCAGGGCCGGCTGCGTCACTTGGAGCGCCTGATCCGCGACACGCTGATGTTCGCGCGCGGCGAGGTGCTCGGCCGCGAAGCGATAGACGTGGCGATGCTGGTCGACGAACTGCAGCACACGGTCGAGCCGGTGGCGCGCCAGGCCGGTGTGCGGCTGACGGTGGAACCGGCATCCGGCAGCGTGTCCGGCGACCGCAAGGCGGTAGCCAGTGCGCTGGTGAGCCTGCTCGAAAACGCGGTGCAGGCCTGCGCTGACGGCGGCGAAGTGGCGCTGGCGGTCGAGGCGACCGAGGGCAGTGTCAGTTTCGTCGTGCGTGACAACGGTCGCGGCATCCCGCGCGAGATACAGGAAAGATTGTTCGAACCCTTCTTCACCACGCGGGAAGAGGGGACCGGGCTGGGGCTGGCGATCGCACGCGGCGTGGCGCGCGTGCACGGCGGCGACATCGAATGCGAGTCCGCGCCGGGCGCGGGCAGCCGTTTCACCTTGCGCCTGCCTGCGCAGACGCCTGAAGACGTAGTGCTGGAGAACGGGCAATGA
- the fliF gene encoding flagellar basal-body MS-ring/collar protein FliF — translation MADAVLDPNAAPASPATPLALAQQRLAEMPMQKKMALAGGLAMAIALLVGLMLWSRTPDYEVLFSNINDKDGGAIVAALQQGNVPYKFSEGGHAILVPSQFVHDTRLKLAAQGLPRGGSVGFELMESQKLGQSQFSEQVTYQRALEGELARTIGTLAAVDGARVHLAIPKQSAFLRDDQKPSASVVVSLLGGRTLTPEQVGGIVHLVASSVPQLQPTSVSVLDQNGNLLSNNRDAKDNASLNPTQLKYVGEIEAATIRRIEGILEPLVGRGNYRVQTAADIDFNQAEQTAETYKPNPTPNAAIRSQQLSESETNQPNAAGVPGALTNQPPTPATAPVTTPPAPGTPAVEGANGQPAMLPINTRKDSTTNYELDKTVQHVRQSVGQIKRLSVAVLVNHKTETDKDGKVVQVPLNEEEIQRITALTREAMGFNEGRGDTINVASAPFTEVVDAAPETPLWKDPETMGFARELLKYLLVAGVAAYLLLGVLRPLVRNLTTPAEADENEPEVRDVTLDENGQPIPGALAGGSAAQLEMSPEARAQLDFETKLESAREFAKNDPKAVAEVIKHWVSGDE, via the coding sequence ATGGCCGACGCCGTACTCGATCCGAACGCCGCCCCCGCCTCGCCGGCAACGCCGCTGGCGCTGGCCCAGCAACGGCTGGCCGAAATGCCGATGCAGAAGAAGATGGCGCTGGCCGGTGGGCTGGCGATGGCCATCGCGCTGCTGGTCGGGCTGATGCTGTGGAGCCGCACGCCCGACTACGAGGTGCTGTTCTCCAATATCAACGACAAGGACGGCGGCGCCATCGTCGCCGCGCTGCAGCAGGGCAACGTGCCCTACAAGTTCTCCGAGGGTGGTCACGCCATCCTGGTGCCGTCGCAGTTCGTCCACGACACCCGCCTGAAACTGGCGGCGCAGGGGCTGCCGCGCGGCGGATCGGTCGGTTTCGAGCTGATGGAAAGCCAGAAGCTCGGCCAGTCGCAGTTCTCCGAACAGGTGACCTACCAGCGCGCACTCGAAGGCGAGCTGGCGCGCACCATCGGTACGCTGGCTGCGGTCGATGGCGCACGCGTACACCTGGCCATCCCGAAACAGAGCGCCTTCCTGCGCGACGACCAGAAGCCGTCGGCGTCCGTCGTGGTCAGCCTGCTCGGCGGCCGCACGCTGACGCCGGAACAGGTCGGCGGCATCGTGCATCTGGTCGCTTCCAGCGTGCCGCAGCTGCAGCCGACCAGCGTGTCGGTACTGGACCAGAACGGCAATCTGCTGTCGAACAACCGCGATGCCAAGGACAACGCGTCGCTGAACCCGACCCAGCTGAAGTACGTGGGCGAGATCGAGGCGGCCACGATACGGCGCATCGAAGGCATCCTCGAACCGCTGGTCGGCCGCGGCAATTACCGCGTGCAGACGGCGGCCGACATCGACTTCAACCAGGCCGAACAGACGGCTGAAACCTACAAGCCGAACCCGACGCCGAACGCGGCCATCCGCAGCCAGCAGCTCAGCGAGTCGGAAACCAATCAGCCGAACGCCGCCGGCGTGCCGGGCGCACTGACCAACCAGCCGCCGACGCCGGCTACCGCTCCGGTTACCACGCCGCCGGCCCCGGGTACGCCGGCGGTCGAAGGCGCCAACGGCCAGCCGGCGATGCTGCCGATCAACACGCGCAAGGACTCGACCACCAATTACGAACTCGACAAGACGGTGCAGCACGTGCGCCAGTCGGTCGGCCAGATCAAGCGGCTGTCGGTGGCGGTGCTGGTGAACCACAAGACCGAGACCGACAAGGACGGCAAGGTGGTTCAGGTGCCGTTGAACGAGGAAGAGATCCAGCGCATCACCGCGCTGACGCGCGAGGCGATGGGCTTCAACGAAGGTCGCGGCGACACGATCAATGTTGCCTCCGCGCCTTTCACCGAAGTGGTCGATGCAGCCCCCGAAACGCCGCTGTGGAAAGACCCGGAAACCATGGGCTTTGCACGCGAACTGCTGAAGTATCTGCTGGTCGCTGGCGTCGCCGCCTACCTGCTGCTCGGCGTGCTGCGCCCGCTGGTGCGCAATCTCACCACGCCGGCAGAGGCGGACGAGAACGAGCCCGAAGTGCGCGACGTGACGCTCGACGAGAACGGCCAGCCCATACCGGGCGCTCTGGCCGGCGGCTCGGCTGCGCAGCTCGAGATGTCGCCGGAGGCGCGGGCCCAGCTCGACTTCGAAACGAAACTCGAATCGGCGCGCGAATTCGCGAAGAACGATCCGAAGGCGGTGGCCGAGGTGATCAAGCACTGGGTGAGCGGCGATGAATGA